The Thermodesulfobacteriota bacterium sequence AGTTGGCAAGGAATTTTAAAGCCTTCGGCAGGCCGAAGGCCAAGGCGAAGGTGGAAAAAGCCAAAACGGACAATAACAACGACAACGAGGGCGATAAGGAGAAGTAGAGGCCCGTGCTTATAAGCGAGATATTCCTCAGCATCCAGGGCGAGTCCACTTACGTGGGCATACCCTGTATATTCATAAGGCTTGCCGGTTGCAACCTGGACTGCACGTGGTGCGACACTCCCTACGCCCGCACCCCGGACGAGGCGAGTGAGGCGTCGGTGGAGGAGGTCGTTGCGGAGGCGAGGAAGCTGAAACCGTGGCTTGTCGAGGTAACGGGTGGGGAGCCGCTCCTGCAGCCCGAGACAAAGGAGCTTACGAAGAAACTCCTCGACCTCGACTACCGCGTCCTCATCGAGACCAACGGGAGCGTGAGTTTCGAGGGGCTCGACGAGAGGCTCGTAAAGGTGGTGGACATAAAGTGCCCTTCGAGCGGCCACGACGACGTCTTCCTTATGAGTAACGTCCCGCTCATCACCCCCGAGGACGAGGTGAAGTTCGTCATAGGCGACAGGGGCGACTACGAGTTCGCGAAGAGGTTTACCGCGGAGTACGCGGGCAGCAGGACGGAGAAGATACTCTTCGCTCCGGTAAGGCCCGAGCTCGAGCCCAGGGTTCTCGCCGACTGGATACTCGCCGACGGCCTCAGCGTCAGGCTGCAGGTGCAGATGCACGGCTACATATGGGCCGATGAGAGACAGCGGTAAGCCGGGGTGTTTGACATGGCGCTAAAGCGTTCCCGTTGTATAGTTGCATATGGGCCGGCGAGAGGCGGCGGTAAGCCGGGGACTTGGACATGGCGTTAAAACCGCTTCTGTATGTGTCTCTTATTTTTTACGTCTCGGCGCTGGCCATTGTCGGGGCCTATCACCTTACCCGTAAGAGTTCGTTCGAGGGCTCTTCGAGGCTCTTCCTCTCGGCCGGTTTCTTCGTCCATAC is a genomic window containing:
- a CDS encoding radical SAM protein, with amino-acid sequence MLISEIFLSIQGESTYVGIPCIFIRLAGCNLDCTWCDTPYARTPDEASEASVEEVVAEARKLKPWLVEVTGGEPLLQPETKELTKKLLDLDYRVLIETNGSVSFEGLDERLVKVVDIKCPSSGHDDVFLMSNVPLITPEDEVKFVIGDRGDYEFAKRFTAEYAGSRTEKILFAPVRPELEPRVLADWILADGLSVRLQVQMHGYIWADERQR